One part of the Streptomyces sp. NBC_01381 genome encodes these proteins:
- a CDS encoding MerR family transcriptional regulator, which translates to MLTISRLAATAGVTVRTVRHYHHVGLLPEPERDASGYRRYSAQAAVDLIRIRTLADAGVPLARIDALLHAQPTEFAAAVTDIDAELRRKIGQLTEYRRRIAQLDSGERLVLPPEVVAILDRMRGLGVSERRVLLERDAWILMQALDPHVMPERIRDKNAGLDDPETTRLFLACDQAVEWDPYDPRLERLIDDLDAWEIKQERDGSRPGYLKLVSSRISEASPAWQRIVDALDHRAERRRTAGRAS; encoded by the coding sequence GTGCTCACGATCAGCCGGCTCGCGGCGACCGCCGGAGTGACCGTGCGCACCGTCCGCCACTACCACCACGTCGGCCTCTTGCCCGAGCCCGAGCGCGATGCCTCCGGCTACCGCCGGTACAGCGCGCAGGCGGCAGTGGATCTCATCCGGATCAGAACCCTCGCCGATGCGGGGGTACCACTGGCCCGAATCGACGCGCTGCTGCACGCGCAGCCGACCGAATTCGCCGCGGCCGTCACCGACATCGACGCGGAACTGCGGCGCAAGATCGGCCAACTCACCGAATACCGCCGCCGGATCGCCCAACTGGACAGCGGCGAAAGGCTTGTCCTGCCCCCCGAGGTGGTCGCCATCCTGGACCGGATGCGCGGCCTCGGGGTCAGCGAACGGAGGGTGCTGCTCGAGCGCGACGCGTGGATCCTGATGCAGGCGCTGGATCCGCACGTCATGCCGGAGCGGATACGGGACAAGAACGCGGGCTTGGACGACCCCGAGACCACGCGCCTGTTTCTCGCCTGTGATCAGGCAGTCGAATGGGATCCGTACGATCCACGCCTGGAGCGGCTCATCGACGACCTGGACGCGTGGGAGATCAAACAGGAACGGGACGGCAGCCGGCCGGGGTATCTGAAGCTGGTGTCTTCCCGGATCTCCGAGGCGTCACCGGCATGGCAACGCATCGTCGACGCGCTCGACCACCGCGCCGAGCGGCGCCGCACCGCCGGGCGCGCGAGCTGA
- a CDS encoding helix-turn-helix domain-containing protein, with protein MVNGSMPPAGMASAGTPAPLSAPAEKSHAAFSAFPSGLHDHVRPYLDDITAEVVQAIRTEIPEYARPTDNTYMHVVNRGVEQALQGFLARMAHPDTDWESVKATYQSIGRGEADEGRSLDSFQSALRLGARVTWRRVNALVDADLLPRHVLAAFGEALFLHLDEMAAATTAGYTEARLHAAGELQQRRDRLIGLLTADPPASAEAIADLAQSAQWPIPREVAVVVIDHALTPETIRPIVPPEFLARFSEQPGCLVVPDPEGPGRARTIAAALQGLRAVIGPTVALHEGARSLRWALDALELSRRGILPHAGLLHCADHLATLLLFHDEALIDALAQRHLLPLREVRSPQRERLAETLLCWLRSGHNASEVATRLAVHPQTVRYRLRQLDEVFGDRLHDPAAQFEMQLALHALSLRPAGT; from the coding sequence ATGGTCAACGGATCGATGCCGCCCGCGGGCATGGCCTCGGCCGGCACTCCGGCACCCCTGAGCGCCCCCGCAGAGAAGTCGCACGCCGCGTTCAGCGCCTTTCCCTCGGGCCTGCACGACCATGTTCGGCCGTATCTGGACGACATCACCGCGGAGGTGGTGCAGGCCATACGTACGGAGATACCGGAGTACGCCCGGCCGACGGACAACACGTACATGCACGTCGTGAACCGCGGTGTGGAGCAGGCCCTGCAGGGATTCCTCGCCCGCATGGCCCACCCGGACACCGACTGGGAGTCGGTGAAGGCCACCTATCAGAGCATCGGCAGGGGCGAGGCGGACGAGGGGCGCAGCCTCGACTCGTTCCAGTCGGCGCTGCGGCTCGGCGCGCGGGTGACGTGGCGCAGGGTCAACGCCCTGGTCGACGCCGACCTGTTGCCCCGGCATGTGCTCGCCGCCTTCGGCGAGGCGCTCTTCCTGCACCTGGACGAGATGGCCGCGGCGACGACCGCGGGCTACACCGAGGCCCGGCTGCACGCGGCCGGTGAGCTGCAGCAGCGCCGGGACCGGCTCATCGGTCTGCTCACCGCCGATCCGCCGGCGTCCGCCGAGGCCATCGCCGATCTCGCGCAGAGCGCCCAGTGGCCCATCCCGCGCGAGGTGGCCGTCGTCGTCATCGACCACGCCCTCACCCCCGAGACCATCCGGCCCATCGTGCCGCCGGAGTTCCTCGCCCGCTTCTCCGAGCAGCCCGGCTGTCTCGTCGTACCCGACCCGGAAGGACCCGGCCGTGCCCGCACGATCGCGGCCGCGCTGCAGGGGCTGCGCGCGGTGATCGGTCCCACGGTGGCGCTGCACGAGGGGGCACGCTCGCTGCGCTGGGCGCTCGACGCCCTGGAGCTCTCCCGGCGCGGCATCCTGCCCCACGCGGGCCTCCTGCACTGCGCGGACCATCTGGCGACGCTGCTGCTCTTCCACGACGAGGCGCTGATCGACGCGCTCGCCCAGCGGCATCTGCTGCCGCTGCGGGAAGTGCGCTCGCCGCAGCGCGAACGCCTTGCGGAGACGCTGCTGTGCTGGCTCCGGTCCGGGCACAACGCGAGCGAGGTCGCCACCCGCCTCGCCGTCCACCCGCAGACCGTCCGCTACCGCCTGCGGCAGCTGGACGAGGTCTTCGGCGACCGGCTGCACGATCCGGCCGCGCAGTTCGAGATGCAGCTGGCCCTGCACGCGTTGAGCCTGCGGCCGGCCGGCACCTGA
- the uvrA gene encoding excinuclease ABC subunit UvrA: MDASTVNADSIRIKGARLHNLKNVSLDVPKNKLVVLTGLSGSGKSTIAFDTLHREGQRQYLESLGLVTTFVSKPAVDSITGLSPSISVDQHLTNRSPRSTVGTVTEVFTYLRLLWARIGHRPCPACGQDVPPAYHVDGDELWGDETSAGESADGEAPSLPCPHCGTAVPGMVMGTFSFNKPAGACATCTGIGTVFQADVRRLVDDGLSVAAGAVLGWLPVLTARNVPVLRAAGEHYGFTFHADTPVRELGDVQRDLLLHGVESDAFRRHFPGVEPPATVARGRFEGVVTAVLRRYAERIDDAAYREKTEKFLVNDVCPDCEGTRLRPESRQVTVAGLTIVDAARLPLDELAEWIGALRGHVTDDEAWQVTEPIVDDLRERVRRLTDVGVGYLTLERATPSLSAGEAQRLRLSSLLGSGLTGVLYVLDEPTIGLHPADTARLVGVLRRLRDLGNTVLVVEHDLDVLRAADHVIDVGPGAGRDGGRIVAAGSPREVAATPGSVTGDHLSGRLAMPLPAAHRPGTGKELVIRGARAHNLRNVTARLPLGRLIAVSGPSGSGKSSLVLDILGRAARQRFHGAGEAPGAHDGIDGWEHIDKVVTIDQQAISRVPRSNAATYSDAFTPIREAFAASADARQRGLTAGHFSFNVAGGRCERCAGAGVLTVQMHFLPDVEVRCPACRGRRFRAEVLGARYGGHDIAQVLEMTVDEALSLFEAVPGAATRLQRMSDVGLGYLQLGQPATTLSGGEAQRVKLAKELGRRATGRTLYLLDEPSTGLHAADTARLLGVLQRLVDAGNSVITIEHNLDVIRAADWVVDLGPEGGAAGGEIVAEGTPKELTRVSASRTGAFLDGV; the protein is encoded by the coding sequence ATGGATGCCAGCACTGTCAACGCCGACTCGATCCGCATCAAGGGCGCACGCCTGCACAACCTCAAGAACGTGTCGCTCGACGTCCCCAAGAACAAGCTCGTCGTCCTGACCGGGCTCTCCGGCTCCGGCAAGTCCACGATCGCGTTCGACACCCTGCATCGGGAGGGCCAGCGGCAGTACCTGGAGTCGCTCGGCCTGGTCACCACGTTCGTCAGCAAGCCGGCGGTCGACTCGATCACCGGTCTCTCCCCGTCGATCAGCGTGGACCAGCATCTGACCAACCGCAGCCCCCGGTCGACGGTCGGCACGGTCACCGAGGTCTTCACCTATCTGCGTCTGCTGTGGGCGCGCATCGGCCACCGCCCCTGCCCGGCGTGCGGGCAGGACGTCCCGCCCGCCTATCACGTGGACGGTGACGAGCTCTGGGGCGACGAGACGTCCGCGGGCGAGTCCGCCGACGGCGAAGCCCCCTCCCTGCCGTGCCCGCACTGCGGGACGGCCGTCCCCGGCATGGTGATGGGCACCTTCTCCTTCAACAAGCCCGCCGGCGCGTGCGCCACCTGCACCGGTATCGGCACCGTGTTCCAGGCCGATGTGCGCCGCCTGGTCGACGACGGGCTGAGCGTCGCGGCGGGGGCCGTGCTCGGCTGGCTGCCCGTGCTGACCGCGCGCAACGTCCCGGTCCTGCGGGCCGCGGGGGAGCACTACGGCTTCACTTTCCACGCGGACACTCCCGTACGCGAACTGGGCGACGTACAACGCGACTTGCTGCTCCACGGCGTCGAGAGTGACGCGTTCCGCCGCCACTTCCCGGGCGTCGAGCCACCGGCCACCGTGGCGCGCGGACGTTTCGAGGGCGTGGTGACGGCCGTGCTGCGCCGGTACGCCGAACGCATCGATGATGCCGCCTACCGCGAGAAGACGGAGAAGTTCCTCGTCAACGACGTCTGCCCGGACTGCGAAGGCACCCGGCTTCGGCCGGAGAGCCGGCAGGTCACCGTCGCCGGTCTCACCATCGTCGACGCGGCGCGGCTGCCGCTCGACGAGCTCGCCGAGTGGATCGGCGCACTGCGCGGCCATGTCACCGACGACGAGGCGTGGCAGGTCACCGAGCCCATCGTGGACGATCTGCGGGAACGTGTGCGGCGTCTGACCGACGTCGGCGTCGGCTATCTGACCCTGGAGCGGGCCACCCCCAGTCTCTCCGCGGGCGAGGCCCAGCGCTTGCGGCTCTCCTCGCTGCTCGGCAGCGGACTCACGGGCGTGCTGTACGTCCTGGACGAGCCGACGATCGGGCTGCATCCCGCGGACACCGCACGACTGGTCGGCGTCCTGCGCCGGCTGCGCGATCTGGGCAACACGGTCCTGGTCGTCGAGCACGACCTGGACGTGCTGCGGGCGGCCGACCACGTCATCGATGTCGGGCCCGGCGCGGGCCGCGACGGCGGGCGCATCGTCGCCGCGGGGTCGCCGCGGGAGGTGGCGGCGACCCCCGGGTCGGTCACCGGCGACCATCTGTCGGGGCGCCTTGCGATGCCGCTGCCCGCGGCCCACCGGCCGGGCACCGGCAAGGAGTTGGTGATCCGCGGGGCGCGGGCGCACAACCTCAGGAACGTCACCGCGCGGCTGCCGCTGGGGCGGCTCATCGCGGTGAGCGGCCCTTCGGGATCGGGCAAGTCGTCGTTGGTCCTTGACATTCTGGGCCGTGCGGCGCGGCAGCGTTTCCACGGTGCGGGCGAGGCGCCGGGGGCGCACGACGGGATCGACGGCTGGGAGCACATCGACAAGGTCGTCACCATCGACCAGCAGGCGATCAGCCGGGTGCCGCGGTCGAACGCGGCGACGTACTCGGACGCGTTCACCCCGATCCGTGAGGCGTTCGCCGCGAGCGCCGACGCACGGCAACGGGGGCTGACCGCCGGGCACTTCTCGTTCAACGTGGCGGGTGGCCGCTGCGAGCGCTGCGCGGGCGCGGGGGTCCTCACGGTGCAGATGCACTTCCTCCCCGACGTGGAGGTGCGCTGTCCTGCCTGCCGGGGCCGCCGCTTCCGGGCCGAGGTGCTCGGTGCGCGGTACGGCGGTCATGACATCGCGCAGGTCCTTGAGATGACCGTCGACGAGGCGCTCTCCCTCTTCGAGGCCGTGCCGGGCGCGGCCACGCGCCTCCAGCGGATGTCCGACGTCGGGCTCGGCTATCTTCAGCTCGGGCAGCCCGCGACCACCCTGTCCGGCGGCGAGGCCCAACGCGTCAAGCTGGCCAAGGAGTTGGGCCGCCGCGCCACGGGCCGCACGCTGTATCTCCTGGACGAGCCGAGCACCGGCCTGCATGCCGCCGACACGGCACGGCTGCTCGGCGTGCTGCAACGCCTGGTCGACGCCGGGAACAGCGTCATCACCATCGAGCACAACCTCGACGTCATCCGCGCCGCCGACTGGGTCGTCGACCTGGGTCCCGAGGGCGGCGCGGCGGGCGGCGAGATCGTGGCCGAGGGCACCCCGAAGGAGCTCACGCGGGTGAGCGCGTCACGGACGGGTGCGTTCCTGGACGGCGTGTGA
- a CDS encoding MerR family DNA-binding transcriptional regulator, which produces MSRAETALRPVDLARAAGVSTQQIRNYADAGILPPTPRTPAGYRRFDTRHRRALLAYRALVPGYGLYTAQAIMRAVHADDLPLALTLIDAGHVELHEQRRSLQAAGEALEAVAKETPDDTPQASDAPRLRIGEVAARLGVRTSALRVWEAAGLLHPQREPVTHYRWFGPTDVRDARIVSILRQGHYPLPQIQSVLDGLRETGSPDALRAAIAQRLAALTGRATAMLAASGRLHGYVTGEPEYEPDSEHQHDQA; this is translated from the coding sequence ATGAGCCGAGCCGAAACGGCACTGCGCCCCGTCGACCTGGCGCGGGCGGCCGGAGTCTCCACCCAGCAGATCCGCAACTACGCCGACGCGGGCATCCTGCCGCCCACCCCGCGCACGCCCGCCGGATACCGCAGGTTCGACACGCGCCACCGCCGCGCCCTGCTCGCCTACCGCGCGCTCGTTCCGGGGTACGGCCTGTACACCGCCCAGGCGATCATGCGGGCCGTGCACGCCGACGACCTCCCCCTGGCCCTCACCCTCATCGACGCGGGCCATGTCGAACTGCACGAGCAGCGGCGCTCCCTCCAGGCGGCGGGCGAGGCGCTGGAAGCCGTCGCGAAGGAGACCCCGGACGACACCCCGCAGGCCTCCGACGCACCGCGCCTGCGGATCGGAGAGGTCGCCGCCCGCCTGGGCGTGCGTACTTCGGCGCTGCGGGTGTGGGAGGCCGCGGGCCTGCTGCACCCGCAGCGCGAACCGGTCACCCACTACCGCTGGTTCGGCCCCACCGACGTACGCGACGCCCGCATCGTCAGCATCCTCCGACAGGGCCACTACCCCCTGCCCCAGATCCAGTCCGTCCTCGACGGACTGCGCGAGACGGGCAGCCCCGACGCCCTGCGCGCGGCCATCGCGCAACGCCTCGCGGCCCTGACGGGGCGGGCGACCGCCATGCTCGCGGCATCGGGCCGCCTGCACGGCTACGTCACCGGCGAACCCGAGTACGAACCCGATTCCGAGCACCAGCACGATCAGGCATGA
- a CDS encoding SUMF1/EgtB/PvdO family nonheme iron enzyme, which produces MDVITGTEMIDIPAGRVTLSDRRTRRSWAVDVAACRIAAYPVTQALYARITGLRPSTADGDRLPVEGVSWWDAVRFCNALSEHDGFTPAYRIDGESDGEGIAWDASADGYRLPTEAEWEHACRAGTAGPHYGPLDEIAWYRGNSDERIHDVGGRRPNAWGLYDMLGNVWDWCWDIYDPDVYGSYRVLRGGGWFDEHWSCRASARRRSHPSYRVDDVGFRLARSLGR; this is translated from the coding sequence ATGGACGTGATCACAGGGACCGAGATGATCGACATTCCGGCGGGACGGGTGACCCTCTCCGACCGCCGGACGCGGCGCAGTTGGGCGGTCGACGTCGCGGCCTGTCGCATCGCGGCGTACCCGGTCACCCAGGCGCTCTACGCGCGGATCACCGGCCTCCGGCCCAGCACCGCAGACGGGGACAGGCTGCCGGTCGAAGGGGTCTCCTGGTGGGACGCGGTCCGGTTCTGCAACGCGCTGTCCGAGCACGACGGGTTCACGCCCGCCTACCGCATCGACGGCGAGAGCGACGGCGAAGGCATCGCGTGGGATGCGTCGGCCGACGGCTACCGACTGCCGACCGAGGCCGAGTGGGAGCACGCCTGCCGCGCAGGTACCGCCGGGCCGCACTACGGGCCGCTCGACGAGATCGCCTGGTACCGCGGCAACTCGGACGAGCGGATCCACGACGTGGGCGGCCGACGGCCCAACGCGTGGGGCCTGTACGACATGCTCGGCAACGTCTGGGACTGGTGCTGGGACATCTACGACCCGGATGTCTACGGCAGCTACCGGGTGCTGCGCGGCGGAGGCTGGTTCGACGAGCACTGGAGCTGCCGGGCCTCCGCGCGGCGGCGCAGCCACCCCAGCTACCGGGTCGACGACGTGGGCTTCCGCCTCGCGCGTTCCCTGGGGCGCTGA
- a CDS encoding alpha/beta fold hydrolase — MPETTTHTLAATGATLTYDIHGGVIGGDATGDRVLFLIGSPMDATGFTTLASHFTDRTVVTYDPRGTGRSPRTDGATETRPDEHADDLRRVIEALGVGAVDLFASSGGAVNALALVARHGHLVHTLVAHEPPSAQVLPDREAALAVCADIHATYLRDGMGPAMAKFLAVTSRKGPFPDTWADEPAPSPADFGLPVEDDGSRDDPLLGQNMIGCTGFEPDFTALRAASTKIVIAAGQESAGELAARAAARIAAGLDSELAMFPSHHGGFLGGEFGQQGAPEPFAKTLRQVLDAHR; from the coding sequence ATGCCCGAGACAACAACGCACACACTGGCCGCGACCGGGGCCACGCTGACCTACGACATTCACGGCGGTGTGATCGGCGGCGACGCGACCGGTGACCGTGTGCTGTTCCTGATCGGCTCGCCCATGGACGCCACCGGGTTCACCACGCTGGCCTCGCACTTCACCGACCGGACCGTCGTCACGTACGACCCGCGGGGTACGGGCCGCAGCCCGCGCACCGACGGTGCGACGGAGACCCGACCCGATGAGCACGCCGATGATCTCCGGCGGGTGATCGAGGCGCTCGGCGTGGGGGCCGTGGACCTGTTCGCGAGCAGTGGCGGTGCCGTGAACGCGCTGGCTCTGGTGGCGCGGCACGGGCACCTCGTGCACACCCTGGTCGCGCACGAGCCGCCGTCGGCGCAGGTGCTCCCGGACCGGGAGGCGGCGCTCGCCGTCTGCGCGGACATCCACGCCACTTACCTGCGCGACGGGATGGGTCCCGCGATGGCGAAGTTCCTCGCGGTGACGAGCCGGAAGGGGCCGTTCCCGGACACCTGGGCGGACGAACCGGCGCCCTCGCCCGCCGACTTCGGGCTTCCCGTGGAGGACGACGGTTCGCGCGACGACCCGCTGCTCGGCCAGAACATGATCGGCTGCACCGGATTCGAGCCCGACTTCACCGCTCTGCGCGCAGCGTCCACGAAGATCGTCATCGCGGCCGGGCAGGAGTCCGCCGGCGAGTTGGCCGCCCGCGCCGCGGCCCGGATCGCCGCGGGTCTCGACAGCGAGCTCGCGATGTTCCCCAGCCACCACGGCGGCTTCCTGGGCGGCGAGTTCGGCCAGCAGGGCGCCCCGGAGCCCTTCGCGAAGACCCTGCGGCAGGTGCTCGACGCACACCGCTGA
- a CDS encoding GDSL-type esterase/lipase family protein — translation MNTPQDRITTPVTAELLRGALDVEHTEHGVLPHRLPAWARAQYADGQLAMAEAQPSGVRLVFRTRATAVELEVLPTKRVYVGAPPRPDGVYDLLVDGRLTRQASVAGGNTLVIDMTAGTAELRPGAPGTLRFADLLDGMKDVEIWLPHNETTELVALRTNAPVEPAQDPDRRVWLHHGSSISHGSDAASPTTTWPALAASLGGAELINLGFGGSALLDPFTARTLRDTPADLISVKIGINVVNTDLMRLRAFTPAVHGFLDTIREGHPTAPLLVVSPILCPIHEDTPGPCAPDFSALSTGQLRFMATGDPAETANGKLTLTVIRDELARIVAQRAADDPNIHHLDGRDLYGDADFAELPLPDALHPDAATHRRIGERFADLAFAGKGAFADGGA, via the coding sequence ATGAACACCCCCCAGGACCGGATCACCACGCCCGTCACCGCGGAACTCCTGCGCGGCGCCCTCGATGTGGAGCACACCGAGCACGGTGTGCTGCCGCACCGGCTGCCCGCCTGGGCCCGCGCCCAGTACGCCGACGGGCAGCTCGCCATGGCCGAGGCCCAACCGTCGGGCGTACGCCTGGTGTTCCGTACCCGCGCCACCGCCGTCGAGCTCGAAGTCCTGCCCACCAAGCGGGTCTACGTGGGCGCGCCGCCCCGCCCTGACGGTGTGTACGACCTGCTCGTCGACGGCAGGCTGACCCGTCAGGCCAGTGTGGCTGGCGGCAACACGCTGGTCATCGACATGACCGCGGGGACCGCCGAGCTGCGGCCCGGCGCGCCCGGCACCCTCCGCTTCGCGGATCTGCTCGATGGCATGAAGGACGTCGAGATCTGGCTGCCGCACAACGAGACCACCGAACTCGTCGCCCTGCGCACGAATGCCCCCGTCGAGCCCGCGCAGGACCCGGACCGGCGGGTGTGGCTGCACCACGGCAGTTCGATCAGCCACGGCTCCGACGCCGCGAGCCCCACCACCACGTGGCCCGCGCTTGCCGCCTCGCTCGGCGGTGCCGAACTGATCAACCTGGGGTTCGGCGGCAGCGCACTGCTCGACCCGTTCACCGCCCGCACCTTGCGGGACACCCCCGCCGACCTGATCAGCGTCAAGATCGGCATCAATGTGGTCAACACAGATCTGATGCGGCTGCGCGCCTTCACGCCCGCGGTCCACGGTTTCCTCGACACCATCCGTGAGGGCCACCCCACCGCACCGCTCCTTGTCGTCTCGCCCATCCTGTGCCCCATCCACGAGGACACGCCCGGCCCGTGCGCGCCGGACTTCAGCGCGCTGAGCACCGGGCAGCTGCGGTTCATGGCCACGGGCGATCCGGCGGAGACGGCGAACGGAAAGCTGACGCTGACCGTCATCCGGGACGAGCTGGCCCGGATCGTGGCACAGCGGGCGGCCGACGACCCGAACATCCACCACCTCGACGGCCGCGACCTCTACGGCGATGCGGACTTCGCCGAACTGCCGCTCCCCGACGCACTCCACCCGGACGCGGCCACCCACCGCCGCATCGGCGAGCGCTTCGCCGATCTGGCCTTCGCCGGCAAGGGCGCCTTCGCCGATGGCGGCGCCTGA
- a CDS encoding TetR/AcrR family transcriptional regulator, which translates to MVRVGLTAERLTQAGAELADEVGFDQVTVSALARRFDVKVASLYSHVKNSQDLKTRIALLALEELADRGAAALAGRAGKDALSALANVYRDYAREHPGRYAAGQMRLTPEAAAASAGGRHSQMTRAILRGYDLTEPDQTHAVRLLGSVFHGYVSLELAGGFSHSAPDTEETWPRILDALDALLRNWPAPEIPVPQTH; encoded by the coding sequence ATGGTGCGCGTAGGGCTGACCGCGGAACGTCTCACCCAGGCGGGTGCGGAGCTGGCCGACGAGGTCGGGTTCGACCAAGTGACCGTCTCGGCGCTCGCCAGACGGTTCGACGTCAAGGTCGCGAGTCTGTACTCGCATGTGAAGAACTCCCAGGACCTCAAGACGAGGATCGCCCTGCTCGCCCTTGAGGAACTCGCCGACCGGGGCGCCGCCGCGCTGGCCGGACGGGCCGGCAAGGACGCGCTCTCGGCTCTGGCGAACGTCTACCGCGACTACGCCCGGGAACACCCCGGCCGCTATGCCGCGGGCCAGATGAGGCTCACCCCGGAGGCGGCCGCCGCAAGCGCGGGCGGCAGGCACTCGCAGATGACGCGGGCGATCCTGCGCGGCTACGACCTGACCGAGCCGGACCAGACGCACGCGGTCCGCCTCCTCGGCAGCGTCTTCCACGGCTACGTCAGCCTGGAGCTCGCGGGAGGGTTCAGCCACAGCGCCCCCGACACGGAGGAGACCTGGCCCCGGATCCTCGACGCCCTCGACGCCCTGCTGCGGAACTGGCCGGCGCCGGAAATCCCCGTACCCCAGACCCATTGA